From the genome of Pelobates fuscus isolate aPelFus1 chromosome 6, aPelFus1.pri, whole genome shotgun sequence, one region includes:
- the PANK2 gene encoding pantothenate kinase 2, mitochondrial isoform X2, whose product MCGRKGNLHFIRFPTHDLPVFIQMAHDKHFSSLHTFLCATGGGAYKFEDDFLTVGGLELWKLDELDCLIKGVLFIDSVGFNGQSQCFYFENPKDPERCQKIPYNLENPYPLLLVNIGSGVSILAVYSKDNYKRVTGTSLGGGTFFGLCCLLTGCSTFEEALEMASLGDSTKVDKLVRDIYGGDYERFGLPGYAVASSFGNMMSKEKRDSVSKEDLARATLITITNNIGSIARMCAVNENINRVVFVGNFLRINTVSMKLLAYALEYWSKGQLKAFFLEHEGYFGAVGALLELLTTT is encoded by the exons ATGTGTGGCCGAAAAGGCAACCTCCACTTTATACGATTTCCAACACATGATTTGCCAGTATTCATTCAAATGGCCCATGATAAACATTTCTCAAGCCTTCACACATTCTTATGTGCCACTGGTGGTGGAGCGTACAAGTTTGAAGACGattttttgact GTTGGAGGGCTTGAGCTCTGGAAACTGGATGAACTGGACTGCCTCATCAAGGGTGTCCTTTTCATAGATTCGGTTGGCTTTAATggacaatcacagtgcttttatTTCGAAAATCCCAAAGATCCTGAGAGATGCCAGAAAATTCCTTACAACCTGGAGAACCCATATCCTCTTCTTCTGGTTAACATAGGGTCAGGTGTGAGCATCTTGGCAGTCTACTCCAAGGATAACTATAAACGAGTAACTGGCACCAG CCTCGGAGGAGGAACATTCTTTGGACTCTGCTGCCTTCTTACAGGATGTTCTACCTTTGAGGAGGCTTTGGAAATGGCTTCACTTGGAGACAGTACGAAGGTGGATAAACTTGTTCGTGACATATATGGAGGCGATTATGAAAGATTTGGTTTGCCAGGCTATGCTGTGGCCTCCAG TTTTGGGAACATGATGAGCAAGGAAAAGAGAGATTCTGTTAGTAAAGAAGACTTGGCAAGAGCGACTTTGATCACAATAACCAATAACATTGGTTCCATAGCACGTATGTGTGCAGTCAACGAG AACATAAACAGAGTGGTGTTTGTGGGAAATTTCCTCCGTATTAATACAGTGTCCATGAAGCTCCTAGCATATGCATTGGAATATTGGTCAAAGGGACAACTGAAAGCATTTTTCCTGGAACATGAG GGATATTTTGGAGCAGTGGGTGCACTTCTGGAGCTACTGACCACAACCTGA